Proteins from one Dama dama isolate Ldn47 chromosome 12, ASM3311817v1, whole genome shotgun sequence genomic window:
- the LOC133066861 gene encoding olfactory receptor 4F15-like: MGGLNDSMVNEFVLLALSCSWEKRLFLILICSLLYLGVILGNLFILFLVIFDSHLHSPMYFLLANLSLIDVGLSSTTVPKIITDLLNDDKIIPFQSCMTQICFIHTIGGVEMVLLIAMAFDRCTAICKPLHYLKIMNPKICVSFVITGWVIGVIHAMSQFLFVIKLPFCGPNEVDSFYCDFPKIIKLACTDGAKLEFIVTANSGFMSMGTFFLLILSYSFILVTVWKRSSGDLSKAFVTLSSHITVVFLFFTPCMFLYVWPSPPPSLDKNLFIVDFAITPVLNPAIYTLRNKDIKVAIKRLLKKIFYSRFC, translated from the coding sequence ATGGGTGGACTAAATGACTCTATGGTTAATGAGTTTGTGTTATTGGCCCTTTCTTGCTCTTGGGAGAAAAggctttttcttattttgatatGTTCTTTGCTCTACTTAGGGGTCATCTTgggaaacctttttattttgtttttagtaatTTTTGATTCTCACTTACATTCTCCTATGTACTTCCTACTTGCCAACCTGTCCCTCATTGATGTGGGCCTTTCCTCTACCACAGTCCCCAAGATAATCACAGACCTCTTAAATGATGACAAAATAATACCTTTCCAAAGTTGTATGACACAGATATGCTTCATCCACACCATAGGAGGAGTGGAGATGGTGTTACTCATAGCCATGGCATTTGATAGGTGCACAGCAATATGTAAGCCTCTTCACTACTTGAAAATCATGAACCCTAAAATATGTGTCTCATTTGTAATCACTGGCTGGGTAATTGGGGTGATCCATGCTATGtctcaatttttatttgttataaAATTGCCATTCTGTGGGCCTAATGAAGTAGACAGCTTTTACTGTGACTTTCCTAAGATTATAAAACTTGCATGCACAGATGGAGCCAAGCTTGAATTTATTGTTACTGCCAACAGTGGCTTCATGAGCATGGGCACCTTCTTCCTGCTAATCCTTTCCTATTCCTTCATTTTGGTCACTGTCTGGAAACGTTCTTCAGGAGACTTGTCCAAGGCATTTGTCACTTTGTCATCTCACATcactgtggtttttttgtttttcactccATGCATGTTTCTCTATGTCTGGCCTTCTCCTCCACCATCACTTGATAAAAATCTGTTCATTGTTGACTTTGCTATTACTCCTGTGTTGAATCCTGCCATCTATACACTGAGGAACAAAGACATAAAGGTAGCAATAAAAAGATTGCTCAAAAAGATATTCTATTCCAGATTTTGTTGA